Proteins encoded in a region of the Pelobates fuscus isolate aPelFus1 chromosome 11, aPelFus1.pri, whole genome shotgun sequence genome:
- the LOC134577361 gene encoding phospholipase A2 inhibitor and Ly6/PLAUR domain-containing protein-like yields the protein MRSLLGFLCTFSLFISSGYALSCTQCMVMGTKSCDGGSVTCPSDSVCGTYYVVGYQKEVKVSETFTRNCIPKKQCGMKGSFTVMQDVKSEAGISCCYTDNCTPPEPTLPKINTQTNGLICRSCIDINSDWCYTSDTVECTGNEDMCYLQTTQIDGLISLKTANRGCTTKNICELGDQSISAHGMNMKSTMKCSSGSAALYSGFFLAITVALFLTKLLC from the exons ATGAGGTCTCTGCTTGGATTTCTGTGTACCTTTTCACTTTTTATATCGTCCG GTTACGCCTTGTCATGCACTCAATGTATGGTCATGGGCACCAAATCCTGCGATGGTGGCAGCGTCACCTGCCCTTCCGATAGCGTCTGTGGAACATATTACGTTGTAGGTTACCAAA AAGAAGTAAAAGTATCAGAAACATTTACAAGAAATTGCATTCCTAAGAAACAATGCGGTATGAAAGGAAGTTTTACCGTTATGCAAGACGTCAAAAGCGAAGCTGGTATTAGCTGCTGCTACACTGACAACTGTACCCCACCTGAACCCACAT TACCCAAAATAAATACACAGACCAATGGACTCATCTGTCGAAGCTGCATTGATATTAACTCTGATTGGTGTTACACAAGTGACACAGTAGAGTGCACAGGGAATGAAGATATGTGCTACCTCCAGACTACACAAATAGACG gacTCATTTCACTCAAGACAGCAAACCGTGGTTGCACCACCAAAAATATCTGTGAGTTAGGAGACCAGTCCATATCGGCTCACGGTATGAACATGAAGTCCACCATGAAATGCAGCAGTGGAAGTGCTGCCCTCTACAGTGGATTCTTCCTGGCAATAACTGTGGCTTTATTCCTCACTAAActcttgtgttaa